The Arctopsyche grandis isolate Sample6627 chromosome 10, ASM5162203v2, whole genome shotgun sequence genome window below encodes:
- the LOC143917964 gene encoding protein elav-like — protein MMAKSLEAPNHNGTGSPKESKTNLIVNYLPQTMTQEEIRSLFSSVGEVESCKLIRDKVTVYPDHILNGQSLGYAFVNYHRPEDAEKAVNTLNGLKLQNKIIKVSFARPSSDAIKGANLYVSGLPKHMSQQELEALFSPYGRIISSRILHEGAAAGGAAGEEGASRGVAFIRFDQRVEAERAIAELHGSVPAGAAAPITVKCANSPAAAAAKLPLPPAYLQRRLGAAAGKALLAINKGMQRFSPLAGEALLPAAAAAAALQGSGWCIFVYNLAADTDDSVLWQLFGPFGAVQSVKVIRDSATNKCKGYGFVTMTNYDEAVIAIQSLNGYVLAGQVLQVSFKTNKSKS, from the coding sequence ATGATGGCCAAATCGCTCGAAGCGCCCAACCACAACGGCACCGGCTCGCCCAAGGAGTCCAAGACCAACCTGATCGTCAACTACCTGCCGCAGACGATGACCCAGGAGGAGATCCGCTCGCTCTTCTCCAGCGTGGGCGAGGTGGAGAGCTGCAAGCTGATCCGCGACAAGGTCACCGTCTACCCCGACCACATCCTCAACGGCCAGAGCCTCGGGTATGCATTCGTCAACTACCACCGGCCCGAGGACGCCGAGAAAGCCGTCAACACTCTCAACGGGCTCAAACTCCAAAACAAAATCATCAAAGTATCCTTCGCGCGGCCCAGCTCGGACGCCATCAAGGGGGCCAACTTATACGTGTCTGGCTTGCCCAAACACATGAGCCAACAAGAGCTAGAGGCTCTGTTCAGTCCTTACGGACGCATCATAAGCTCTCGCATATTGCATGAGGGCGCCGCTGCCGGGGGCGCGGCTGGGGAGGAGGGCGCGTCCCGTGGCGTCGCCTTCATTCGATTCGACCAGCGGGTCGAAGCCGAGCGGGCCATCGCCGAGTTGCACGGGTCGGTCCCGGCCGGAGCGGCCGCTCCCATCACGGTCAAATGCGCCAACAGTCCGGCAGCGGCAGCTGCAAAGCTTCCACTCCCTCCGGCATACTTACAGAGACGGCTGGGGGCCGCTGCCGGGAAAGCTTTGCTCGCCATAAACAAAGGCATGCAACGATTCAGTCCGTTGGCTGGGGAAGCGTTGTTGCCGGCGGCTGCTGCTGCGGCCGCCTTGCAAGGCTCCGGCTGGTGTATCTTTGTGTATAATCTTGCAGCGGATACTGACGATAGCGTGCTGTGGCAGCTGTTCGGGCCGTTCGGTGCCGTGCAGAGCGTCAAAGTGATCCGCGACTCGGCCACCAACAAATGCAAGGGGTACGGCTTCGTCACGATGACCAACTACGACGAGGCGGTGATCGCCATCCAGTCGCTGAACGGGTACGTGCTCGCCGGGCAGGTCTTGCAAGTCAGCTTCAAAACGAACAAAAGCAAATCCTAA